ATTACTTGGACGTATGATCTCACGCCAAAGTAGATCATGAAGAAAATGGCGACGATCGAGCTGGCAGTAAAAAAACCGAGAATGCTGATTAAGACTATATAAAGGCAAAGTGCTATAAATGTGATGAGTGGGCCACGGATATGCTGAAAAATAGACGTGTGTTTAACACCCTGTTTCTCGGCTGCCCATGTTTTTGATACCCCTGACCAAGTAATGAATAGCGAAAATATCATTAAGATGGTTAGAATAAGTTTAGGAAATACCGCTGGGTCAGAAGGCATCTGAGCGGATAAGATTAAAAATATTATTGAGAAAATCAGCATAGCCAAGCCGATTAACGCATCGGAGTGTAACGCTTTCATAAAACACCTATTTTATTATTGTAGACGTTTCGCATCTAAGGTTCTGATCGTGATATACATCAATATCACGATCAGTGATGGTTACCAGCCAAGCAAGTTTTCAAGAGAGCGAACGCCTTGTTCTTCCTCTTCCAGCATTTCTCGATAGGAATCACCTGTTCGTATATCGACTAGCAGTCCCAGCTCTTCCATTTTTGCTAAATGCTCAGGGTCTTGCATACCGGCAACAAAGGCTTCTTTAAGCTGCTCCAACACGGAGGGATCGGTGCCTTTAGGAGCCGCAATGCCGCGTGCGGACCAAGAAATCACGTCCGAGTAACCTAGCTCCTCTAGCGTAGGGATATCAGGAATAAAATCTGATCGCTCGGGAGCCATGATCGCAAGAATTTTTAAATCGCCATTACGATGCGCCATGTTGGTATCCCCAACGTTTGAAAAATTCACATCAACGTGCCCGCCCTGAATCGCGGCGCGCTGCTCCGCCGTGCCTGTGGTATGGACTGGTACAAACTGCGTCTTATAATTATGATTCATCTTCAACATCGCAATATGGTCATCACCATTTGCCCCGGTTGTTGAAGCTGTCAGTATGTTTGATTGGGCGTAAGTGACTAACTCGTCAATAGTGTTAAAGCGGGTCTCATCTTTATTGATCGAAATGACGCCGTAGTCAGTGACATGATTCGCGATGAGTTCGAAATCATTCAGATCTATGTCGCGACGATACTGTGGATCCAAGTAGCCGGTGATCAAATTGGGAGTATTTATATAGCCTAGGGTATAGCCGTCATTGGATGAGTTGAGTAACTGTGCCCAGCCTACCCAGCCCCCTCCGCCGGGTCGATTGATAATGTTAAGCGGTACACCTAACTCACGATCTACTGCTGGAAACAGGATCCGCGCACCAACATCCGTATTTCCACCAGCTCCAAAGGCGATAATGGTAGAAATTGGTCTTTCCGGATAGCTATCCGCACCTGAATAGGCTGCAAACGTCATGGGGAATGCAAGGCAGGAGAGCATGCTAATTGCTTTTATAGTTTTCATTTCAAATCTCTTTAATGTTGTCTAAAGCGCTATTTTATAGTTATTTGTTTCTATTTCTTTAAATTATGAGTAACTTTTACGCTAAATTTAATTTTATTAAG
This DNA window, taken from Vreelandella profundi, encodes the following:
- a CDS encoding tripartite tricarboxylate transporter substrate binding protein, which produces MKTIKAISMLSCLAFPMTFAAYSGADSYPERPISTIIAFGAGGNTDVGARILFPAVDRELGVPLNIINRPGGGGWVGWAQLLNSSNDGYTLGYINTPNLITGYLDPQYRRDIDLNDFELIANHVTDYGVISINKDETRFNTIDELVTYAQSNILTASTTGANGDDHIAMLKMNHNYKTQFVPVHTTGTAEQRAAIQGGHVDVNFSNVGDTNMAHRNGDLKILAIMAPERSDFIPDIPTLEELGYSDVISWSARGIAAPKGTDPSVLEQLKEAFVAGMQDPEHLAKMEELGLLVDIRTGDSYREMLEEEEQGVRSLENLLGW
- a CDS encoding tripartite tricarboxylate transporter TctB family protein; amino-acid sequence: MKALHSDALIGLAMLIFSIIFLILSAQMPSDPAVFPKLILTILMIFSLFITWSGVSKTWAAEKQGVKHTSIFQHIRGPLITFIALCLYIVLISILGFFTASSIVAIFFMIYFGVRSYVQVMLVLLIMNTFIYLLFVWQLRIALPTGLLL